One region of Rhodophyticola sp. CCM32 genomic DNA includes:
- a CDS encoding N-acyl homoserine lactonase family protein produces the protein MGIAETRIHPINTGWLEADLGTYIFWKGPAGKKIWNPCYCYYVDTGEHKILIDTGLCDEERATEYHHKCDKRGCTEVHHHLKEKLGVDPSEIDAIVFTHLHWDHVQNMKEFPNARYIAPKAEIEMAYNPLPLYYRTYECGILGIEAAYTGCVFEAVEDECEVLPGITMFHTPGHSVGHMAVTVATTAGDIVVCGDAIFQARNLEPNPAEMWRYWVPARFVNSVEGWKSVEEIDKRADYILACHDKACGDHDVYPFEGMELRKRRQFIPGFQFYFGDMPEGTAAKAAPAMKPAEVDAYLKTLKPPRPDVPG, from the coding sequence ATGGGCATCGCAGAGACCAGAATCCACCCCATAAACACCGGATGGCTGGAGGCTGATCTGGGCACCTATATTTTCTGGAAAGGCCCGGCAGGCAAGAAGATCTGGAACCCCTGCTACTGCTATTATGTGGATACCGGGGAACATAAAATCCTCATTGATACAGGGCTTTGCGACGAAGAACGGGCCACGGAATACCATCATAAATGCGACAAGCGCGGCTGTACCGAGGTGCATCATCACCTCAAGGAAAAGCTGGGCGTCGACCCGTCCGAGATTGATGCCATTGTCTTCACCCATCTGCACTGGGACCATGTGCAGAACATGAAAGAATTCCCCAACGCACGTTATATCGCCCCCAAGGCCGAGATCGAAATGGCCTATAACCCGCTGCCTTTGTATTACCGCACCTATGAATGCGGCATTCTGGGGATCGAGGCCGCCTATACCGGCTGCGTGTTCGAGGCGGTGGAGGATGAGTGCGAGGTTCTGCCCGGCATCACCATGTTCCACACGCCCGGCCATTCCGTGGGCCATATGGCGGTGACCGTCGCCACCACGGCAGGTGATATCGTGGTCTGCGGCGATGCGATTTTTCAGGCCCGCAATCTGGAACCCAACCCCGCAGAGATGTGGCGCTATTGGGTGCCCGCGCGGTTTGTGAACTCGGTCGAAGGCTGGAAATCCGTCGAGGAGATCGACAAACGCGCCGATTACATTCTGGCCTGCCATGACAAGGCCTGCGGGGATCATGACGTCTATCCGTTCGAGGGGATGGAGCTGCGCAAGCGCCGTCAATTCATCCCCGGCTTCCAGTTCTATTTCGGCGATATGCCGGAGGGCACAGCCGCCAAAGCCGCCCCGGCGATGAAACCGGCAGAGGTTGACGCCTATCTCAAAACCCTGAAACCGCCCCGCCCTGATGTGCCGGGCTGA